Proteins from one Mycolicibacter virginiensis genomic window:
- a CDS encoding cysteine hydrolase family protein, with protein sequence MTDTAVVVVDMLNAYRHADAEQLADNVAQIVEPLADLVERSRAAEDVDLIYVNDNYGDFTAGFAQIAASALNGSRPELVRPVAPVAGDRLMTKVRHSAFYSTPLEYLLGRLGTRRLILAGQVTEQCILYTALDAYVRHLPVVIPVDAVAHIDAELGAAALEMMCRNMAAERSTAAKCLR encoded by the coding sequence ATGACCGATACCGCAGTGGTCGTCGTCGACATGCTCAACGCCTACCGTCACGCCGACGCCGAACAGCTGGCCGACAACGTCGCGCAGATCGTCGAACCACTGGCCGACCTGGTGGAACGCAGCCGGGCCGCCGAGGATGTCGACCTGATCTACGTCAACGACAACTACGGCGACTTCACCGCGGGATTCGCCCAGATCGCCGCGTCGGCGCTGAACGGCAGCAGACCCGAGTTGGTTCGGCCCGTCGCCCCGGTAGCCGGTGACCGGTTGATGACCAAGGTGCGCCACAGCGCCTTCTACTCCACCCCGCTGGAGTACCTGCTGGGCCGGCTCGGCACCCGACGGTTGATTCTGGCCGGCCAGGTCACCGAGCAATGCATCCTCTACACCGCCCTGGACGCCTATGTACGGCACCTTCCGGTGGTGATACCGGTCGACGCCGTCGCCCACATCGACGCCGAACTGGGCGCCGCCGCACTGGAGATGATGTGCCGCAACATGGCTGCTGAGAGGTCGACCGCCGCGAAGTGCCTACGCTAG
- a CDS encoding MFS transporter has protein sequence MTKQRLTPDQRNSFLAAVLGWSMDAFDYFIVVFVYADIAKTFGHTKTEVAFLTTATLVMRPLGALLFGLWADRVGRRIPLMVNVIFYSTVGFLCAFAPTFTVLVILRLLYGIGMGGEWGLGAALAMEKIPPERRGFFSGLLQEGYLFGYLAATVASLLVNDVLGLSWRWLFGLSILPAMVSLLIRYRVTESEIWQATHDRMRLTRTRIRDVFTDAKVIRRFCYLVLLMTAFNWMSHGTHDIYPTFLTSPDGAGLSHVTAKWIAVIYNIGGIIGGLIFGSLSQRLGRRYAIIWAAVMGLPIVPLFALSHTAGMLCLGSFLIQVCVQGAWGVIPAHLTEMSPDAIRGFYPGVTYQLGNLFAAFNLPIQEHLAAAHGYPYALVVTLVPTLLAVIVLTAIGKDATGRHFGADLQAPLREAKEPA, from the coding sequence GTGACAAAGCAGCGGCTCACCCCGGACCAGCGCAATTCATTTCTCGCTGCCGTATTGGGCTGGTCGATGGATGCGTTCGACTACTTCATCGTGGTGTTCGTCTACGCCGACATCGCCAAGACCTTCGGCCACACCAAGACCGAGGTCGCGTTTCTGACCACCGCCACCCTGGTGATGCGTCCGCTCGGGGCGCTGCTGTTCGGCCTGTGGGCAGATCGGGTCGGCAGGCGAATACCGCTGATGGTCAACGTGATTTTCTACTCGACGGTGGGGTTCTTGTGCGCGTTCGCGCCCACCTTCACCGTGCTGGTGATTCTGCGCCTGCTCTACGGGATCGGGATGGGCGGCGAATGGGGGCTGGGCGCCGCGCTGGCCATGGAGAAGATCCCACCCGAGCGTCGCGGGTTCTTCTCCGGGTTGCTGCAGGAGGGTTATCTGTTCGGCTACCTGGCCGCCACGGTGGCCTCGCTGCTGGTGAACGACGTACTGGGGTTGTCCTGGCGCTGGCTGTTCGGGCTTTCCATCCTGCCGGCCATGGTCAGCCTGCTGATCCGCTATCGGGTGACGGAGTCCGAGATATGGCAGGCCACCCACGATCGGATGCGACTGACCCGCACGAGGATTCGCGACGTATTCACCGATGCCAAGGTGATCCGCCGGTTCTGCTACCTGGTGTTGCTGATGACGGCGTTCAACTGGATGAGCCACGGCACCCACGACATCTACCCGACGTTTCTGACCTCGCCCGACGGGGCAGGTCTGTCCCACGTCACGGCCAAGTGGATCGCGGTGATCTACAACATCGGCGGGATCATCGGCGGGCTGATCTTCGGTTCGCTGTCACAGCGGTTGGGCCGGCGCTACGCGATCATCTGGGCCGCGGTGATGGGTTTGCCGATCGTGCCGCTGTTCGCGTTGTCACACACCGCGGGCATGCTGTGCCTGGGCTCGTTTCTGATCCAGGTCTGCGTGCAGGGGGCCTGGGGCGTGATCCCGGCGCACCTGACCGAGATGTCGCCGGATGCGATCCGCGGCTTCTATCCTGGCGTGACCTATCAGCTGGGCAATCTCTTCGCCGCGTTCAACCTGCCGATCCAGGAGCACTTAGCGGCAGCGCACGGCTACCCATACGCCCTGGTCGTCACGCTGGTGCCGACACTGCTCGCCGTCATCGTGCTGACCGCGATCGGCAAGGACGCCACTGGCCGGCACTTCGGGGCCGACCTGCAGGCGCCCCTTCGCGAAGCGAAAGAGCCTGCTTGA
- a CDS encoding NAD(+) synthase, translating into MEHSGDFYNAYRHGFARVAACTHHTTLADPAANAESVLQLARECHNDGVALAVFPELTLSGYSIDDIVQQDSLLSAVEAALLDVVAASTELLPVLVVGAPLRYAHRVYNTAVVIHRGRILGVAPKSYLPTYREFYEGRQLAAGADERGLIRLGGVEIPFGPDLLFAATDLPGFVLHAEVCEDMFVPVPPSAQAALAGATVLANLSGSPITVGRAEDRCLLARSASARCLAAYVYAAAGEGESTTDLAWDGQTMIWENGTLLGESERFPSGPRRSVADVDLGLLRSERLRMGTFDDNRRHHRDAVQAFRRVEFVLDPPAGDIGLRRVVERFPFVPSNPQRLQQDCYEAYNIQVSGLEQRLRALNCPKVVIGVSGGLDSTHALIVAARAMDRENRPRSDILAFTMPGFATGERTKANAAALSKALGVTFAEIDIRETAKLMLSELGHPFARGEAVYDVTFENVQAGLRTDYLFRIANQNGGIVLGTGDLSELALGWSTYGVGDQMSHYNVNGGVPKTLIQHLIRWVINSGEFDTDVCAVLASVLNTEISPELVPAADGEEIQRSEDKVGPYPLQDFALFQALRCGFAPAKTAFLAWHAWHDVEAGSWPPGYPADKRQAYSLADIRHWLKVFVQRFYSFSQFKRSALPNGPKVSHGGSLSPRGEWRAPSDMSARIWLDEIEREIPQG; encoded by the coding sequence ATGGAGCATTCTGGGGACTTCTACAACGCCTACCGGCATGGGTTCGCGCGGGTTGCCGCCTGCACGCATCACACCACGCTCGCCGACCCCGCTGCCAACGCAGAGTCGGTGCTACAGCTGGCGCGCGAATGCCACAACGACGGCGTCGCGCTGGCCGTATTTCCCGAACTCACCCTGTCGGGATACTCCATCGACGACATCGTGCAGCAGGACAGCCTGCTCAGCGCCGTCGAGGCGGCCCTGCTCGACGTGGTCGCGGCGTCGACGGAGCTGCTGCCGGTCTTGGTGGTGGGGGCGCCGCTGCGCTATGCGCACCGCGTCTACAACACCGCGGTCGTCATCCACCGCGGGCGCATCCTCGGCGTCGCGCCGAAGTCCTATCTGCCCACCTACCGGGAGTTCTACGAAGGCCGCCAGCTGGCCGCCGGCGCCGACGAACGTGGACTCATTCGGCTGGGTGGGGTAGAGATCCCGTTCGGGCCGGACCTGCTGTTCGCCGCGACCGACCTACCCGGATTCGTGCTGCACGCCGAGGTGTGCGAGGACATGTTCGTGCCGGTGCCGCCCAGCGCCCAGGCCGCCCTGGCCGGCGCGACGGTATTGGCCAATTTGTCCGGCAGCCCGATCACCGTCGGGCGCGCCGAAGACCGCTGCCTGCTGGCCCGGTCGGCCTCGGCGCGATGCCTGGCCGCATACGTCTACGCCGCCGCGGGCGAGGGGGAGTCGACCACCGACCTCGCCTGGGACGGCCAGACCATGATCTGGGAGAACGGCACGCTGCTCGGCGAAAGCGAACGGTTCCCCAGCGGCCCGCGCCGATCGGTTGCCGACGTCGACCTTGGGCTGCTGCGCTCGGAGCGGCTGCGCATGGGCACATTCGACGACAACCGCCGCCACCACCGGGATGCGGTGCAGGCGTTTCGGCGGGTGGAGTTCGTTCTGGACCCGCCGGCCGGGGACATCGGCCTGCGGCGGGTGGTCGAACGATTCCCGTTCGTGCCGTCGAATCCGCAACGACTGCAACAGGACTGCTACGAGGCCTACAACATTCAGGTGTCTGGCCTGGAGCAGCGGCTGCGCGCCTTGAACTGTCCCAAGGTGGTCATCGGGGTGTCGGGCGGGCTGGATTCGACCCACGCCCTGATCGTCGCGGCTCGGGCAATGGACCGGGAAAACCGGCCGCGCAGTGACATTCTCGCGTTCACCATGCCCGGCTTCGCTACCGGTGAGCGCACCAAGGCCAACGCCGCCGCGCTGAGCAAGGCGCTGGGAGTGACGTTCGCGGAGATCGACATCCGAGAGACCGCGAAGCTGATGCTGTCCGAGCTCGGGCACCCGTTCGCCCGCGGTGAAGCCGTCTACGACGTCACGTTCGAGAACGTCCAGGCCGGGCTGCGCACCGACTATCTGTTCCGAATCGCCAACCAGAACGGCGGCATCGTGCTGGGCACCGGCGATCTGTCCGAGCTGGCGCTGGGCTGGTCCACCTACGGGGTGGGCGATCAGATGTCGCACTACAACGTCAACGGTGGTGTGCCCAAAACCCTGATCCAGCATCTGATCCGGTGGGTGATCAACTCCGGGGAGTTCGACACCGACGTGTGCGCGGTACTGGCCTCGGTGCTCAACACCGAGATCAGCCCGGAATTGGTGCCGGCGGCTGACGGCGAGGAGATTCAGCGCAGCGAGGACAAGGTGGGCCCGTACCCGCTGCAGGACTTCGCGCTGTTTCAGGCGCTGCGGTGCGGATTCGCGCCCGCCAAGACTGCGTTCTTGGCCTGGCATGCCTGGCATGACGTGGAAGCGGGTTCCTGGCCGCCCGGATATCCGGCGGACAAGCGGCAGGCCTATTCATTGGCGGATATTCGGCATTGGCTGAAAGTCTTTGTGCAGCGGTTCTATTCGTTCAGTCAATTCAAGCGCTCAGCGCTGCCGAACGGGCCGAAGGTGTCCCACGGCGGTTCGCTGTCGCCCCGCGGAGAATGGCGGGCCCCCTCGGACATGTCGGCGCGGATCTGGCTCGACGAGATCGAACGGGAGATTC
- a CDS encoding SIR2 family NAD-dependent protein deacylase has product MGGTEPTVCDLLTLLAGRRVAVLSGAGISTDSGIPDYRGPDSPPSNPMTIAQFTGDPVFRQRYWARNHIGWRHMADTAPNIGHLGVAALEAAGVVTGVITQNVDLLHTKAGSRHVVDLHGSYATVVCLSCGHSLSRASLDEQLEQLNPGFIDRVGRLGGIAVAPDADAVVTDTASFRFVDCRACGGILKPDIVYFGESVPKERVAQAYSVVDEAEALLVAGSSLTVFSGYRFVRHAAARGIPVAIVNRGPTRGDELADVKIDGGCSPTLALLASELPYEISSR; this is encoded by the coding sequence GTGGGCGGAACCGAGCCGACGGTCTGCGACCTGCTGACGCTACTGGCGGGCCGGCGAGTCGCGGTGCTGAGCGGCGCCGGCATCTCCACCGATTCGGGCATTCCGGACTACCGCGGCCCGGACTCCCCGCCGAGCAATCCGATGACCATCGCCCAGTTCACCGGCGACCCGGTGTTTCGACAGCGCTATTGGGCCCGCAACCACATCGGCTGGCGTCACATGGCCGACACCGCGCCCAACATCGGCCACTTGGGAGTGGCCGCGCTGGAAGCGGCGGGCGTGGTGACCGGGGTGATCACCCAGAATGTCGATCTGCTGCACACCAAAGCCGGCAGCCGTCACGTCGTAGATCTACACGGCAGCTACGCGACGGTGGTCTGCCTGAGCTGCGGGCACTCGCTGAGCCGAGCGTCGCTGGACGAGCAGCTCGAGCAGCTCAACCCCGGCTTCATCGACCGGGTGGGCAGGCTCGGCGGTATCGCCGTGGCGCCCGACGCGGACGCCGTCGTCACCGATACCGCGTCATTCCGCTTCGTCGACTGCCGGGCCTGCGGCGGGATACTCAAGCCCGACATCGTCTACTTCGGCGAAAGTGTCCCCAAAGAACGCGTCGCTCAGGCTTATTCGGTGGTCGACGAAGCGGAGGCGTTGCTGGTGGCAGGTTCGTCGCTGACGGTGTTCTCCGGCTACCGGTTTGTCCGCCACGCCGCCGCGCGCGGTATTCCGGTCGCGATCGTCAACCGCGGCCCCACCCGCGGCGATGAGTTGGCCGACGTCAAGATCGACGGCGGGTGTTCGCCGACGCTGGCGTTGCTGGCTTCGGAGCTGCCCTACGAAATTTCGTCGCGGTAA